One genomic segment of Erpetoichthys calabaricus chromosome 7, fErpCal1.3, whole genome shotgun sequence includes these proteins:
- the LOC127528775 gene encoding zinc finger BED domain-containing protein 4-like, whose amino-acid sequence MDVTTRWNSSLDMLVRYLEQQAAIAAALTSPEIRQNARNIDTLDTCDIVNAEFLVKLLNPLKTATTVLCEEKRPTVSLIVPLKNMIEQNMAPNDSVSPTVADTKRAILSNISGRYSGDVYNYLLESTALDPRFQSLPQLDCNQREAVFQRIQKRVEQLQQNQPTDEKSMERKEEASAHCSTHGGEGALEAEGGAESEEEPASKKTALEDLLGDSFLKTEQPSKGIERETELYRREASIPLSCCPLTWWRENSSKYPLLSPLVKEYLSIPETSVPSERVFSTAGDIVTAQRSQLLPENVDMLIFLKKNMTIS is encoded by the exons ATGGACGTCACCACGCGATGGAATTCATCATTGGATATGCTGGTTCGTTACCTGGAGCAGCAGGCTGCTATAGCAGCAGCGCTCACCAGCccagaaataagacaaaatgcCCGAAACATTGACACACTGGATACCTGCGACATTGTCAATGCCGAATTTCTTGTGAAGCTGCTGAATCCTTTAAAGACAGCTACCACTGTCTTGTGTGAAGAGAAGAGGCCCACAGTGTCTCTCATCGTGCCACTGAAGAACATGATAGAACAAAACATGGCACCAAATGACAGTGTTTCCCCCACTGTGGCCGACACAAAGAGAGCAATTCTCAGCAATATTTCAGGCAGATACAGTGGGGATGTATACAACTACCTGCTGGAGAGCACTGCGCTGGACCCAAGATTCCAGTCTCTACCGCAGCTAGACTGCAACCAGCGTGAGGCAGTCTTTCAGAGGATACAGAAAAGGGTGGAACAGTTGCAGCAAAACCAG CCCACAGATGAGAAGAGTATGGAGCGCAAGGaagaggcatcagctcattgttCCACACATGGGGGCGAGGGGGCTCTTGAAGCTGAAGGCGGAGCTGAGTCAGAAGAGGAACCTGCTTCCAAGAAGACAGCACTTGAGGATCTGCTAGGGGACTCTTTCTTGAAGACAGAACAGCCCAGCAAAGGAATTGAGAGGGAAACTGAACTTTACAGAAGAGAGGCATCTATCCCACTTAGTTGCTGCCCTCTGACATGGTGGAGAGAAAACAGCTCCAAATATCCTTTGCTATCTCCACTTGTCAAAGAATATCTTTCCATTCCTGAGACCTCTGTTCCAAGTGAGCGTGTCTTTTCAACTGCAGGAGACATAGTTACTGCCCAGAGGTCACAATTGCTGCCAGAAAATGTAGACATGcttatattcttaaaaaagaaCATGACCATATCTTAG